Genomic DNA from Novipirellula galeiformis:
GACCGGTGCCGGCTTCCAGGAATCCCTCGATGCCGTCGTCCATCATCTTGCGGACCGACGCTTCCCACAGGACTGGGTTGACGACTTGTCGGCTCAGTAGATTTTTGATCTCGGCTGCGGATTGATGTGGGGCCGCATCCACGTTGCTGTAGACTGGGATTCGCGTGTCTTGGATCTCAATCGCCTCGAGCGCTTCACCAAGTTTCGCTACCGCCGACTGCATTAGCGGCGTGTGGAAGGCTCCGGCAACGCTCAGTCGGATCGTCTTCATCGCGCCCGCGTTTTTGGCGACTGGCTCGACGCGTTTCAATGCCGAAACGTGTCCGGAAATCGCAATGTTCCCGGGGCACAGCAGGTTGGCCGGTTGCAGTACCTCGTCACCTTGGCGGCACTCATCGCAAACCGCTTGCGCGGTTTCCAGGTCCAAGCCAAGGATGCTTGCCATCCCGCTTTCAGCGGCATCGGAGGCAGCTTGCATCGCTTCGCCACGACGTTGGACGAGTCGAACCGCGTCTTCGAATTGGATGCCACCGGCGAAACAGACCGCGGTGTATTCACCGAGGCTTAGCCCCGCGGTTGCTTTGATCGAATCGGAAAGCTCGGGGCGTTCGCTAAGCAACACTTCGGCCGCCGCCATGCCCACGACGAAAAGTGCCGGTTGGCAAAATTCGGTCGCGTTTAGCTTGTCTTCGGGGCCTTCAAAGGAAAGTGCCGCCAGATCGTAGCCAAGGATTTCCGAGGCCGCGTCATAGCGAGCACGAGCCTGTGGGTAATTTTCGCACAGCCATCGGCCCATGCCGATATTCTGAGCACCTTGGCCCGGGAATAGAATAGCAACAGAGTCAACGTTGAGCGCCACAGTAGCCCCTTCTCCGAGATGCAGCGACCTTGGTAACAAGGTCACGCGTCAAGTGATACTTACTCGTCGAACGAATTTATCGAGTTTTATTCGCTAGTCGATTCGACGACCGTGCGGCCTTGGTAATACCCACACTTTGGACAGATCACGTGCGTTGGCACGGCAGAACTGCATTGTGGGCAATAGGCAACTTGGCGCTTCTTGACGCGGTCGTGGGATCGGCGTTTGCCGGTACGGCTATTGGAATGTTTTCTTTTTGGGACAGCCATCGCTGGGGGTCCATAAGTAGCAGGTTTTAGATGGAATCGAGCGGCGTATCGTAGGAACTTTCATGTAGGATCGTCAACGCGGCACGGGGCCTTTCTTCTGAATTTGGCCTAAATGGTGCAAGATAATCCCGAATCGGGGGTTGAGAGCCTCGTTTTTGGACCGTTTGTAGCGGTTGATCGCGTTGCGGGAGCTGGACAGGCAGACAATTTGGCCGAGGAGATCCGCAAACCAGACCCTCGAAATGCATCGTTAATGCCGAGTTGCTTCCCGCTGCGGAGGGGGCGTTCGCTTGCTGGGGCCGCCCTCTAAGCCGGTTTGAATGCGACCATCATCCCCAAGTTCACTCGGGTTGCCGCGATAAACGTGAACTGGATTTTCCCGACTCCCGCATCGGTCAGTAGAGATTCGGCTTCCTTGAGCGTCTTCATTGCTCCGCCGGGCGTCTCGATTTCCAGCTTCAATGCCTCGGTGCTTTCCGACAAATTGGGCTTCGTCGGCCCGCGAAACAAATCAATCACGACCAGTCGTCCGCCCGGTCGCAAGCAGGAAACCGCTTGGTTTAGCAATTGTGTTTGTTCGGGGGGAGTTAGAGCAAATAACCGCTGGGCCACCAAGACAATGTCGAAATCGTTCGCCAGCGGTGGCTTCGCAGTCAGTTCGGTGGAGGCTGGATCGGCTTCGATTGCGGTAAATCGCTCGCTCAAACCGATCGATTCTGCCATGCTTTTGGACGCGGTGAGGGGACCGGGGAAGTCCACCGCGGTGATCGTGGCCTGGGCATCTCGATGTGCCATCGCGCAGCTCCAGACGGCGGAACCACAACCGAGGTCAAGAATTTTCGGGCCCGCAACTTCCCCCTCGCCACCAACGTTCAGCATTTCGGCAGCTTGCATCGCCGCTGGGGTGTGTACCCACTGAGTCGCAGCGGTTTGGTCAAAGTACTCGGTGCCGCCCACGCTGGTTCGCGTTTGTTTTCCCAGCATGCGCGTGCTCAGCTTTGCCCAGCGATGGTCGCCTAGGTCTTTGTCGTATTGGCATAACAACTGGGCCGCTTGGGACAATGCGTAGTCATCATCGTACTTCTCAACGATCCCAATCGCATTCAAGGCGTCCAACAGCAATTGCGTTGGTTTGGGGACCAGCGAAAGCGTGTTGCAAAGTTGTTCCGCGGTGTGTTGCCCGCCGCGAAGTTGGTCCAATAATCCGGTTTCGCGTGCGGCGCGAAGCAAATGCGAGACCGCGTTGATCTGCATGAGCTCGTGATATTGGTCTAGAGTCTTGTCTCTCGAAGTCATCGTTTGCGTGTCGCAGATGGGGGAGCGGATGGGAGCAGCGAAACGGTGATTCTGAAGCGAAACGCGTTCCATTCCAAGCCGAGGCAGACGAAGTTTACGGCGCGCGGGTGACTCACGCCGCTACCCGGCGACGCGAACTTGGGCTATCACCATTGCGATCAGCATCAGCTCAATCCTGATTGCGATCAGCCCAATCCAGTCCAGCCCCGTCCAGTCCAGCCCCGTCCAGGCTAGCCCTGCCCTTTGGTCCAATTAAGCCATTGGGTGATGTACGCGGCCGGCACGGCTCGGAACGCCGTTTGGAAAGCTTGCTCAAACGGTTGGCCTTCGTTCAGGTTCCGAATCAATGCGTCAAAGCTTTTGCGGCGAGTGCGATCCATCATCGAGGTGGC
This window encodes:
- the rpmF gene encoding 50S ribosomal protein L32, whose translation is MAVPKRKHSNSRTGKRRSHDRVKKRQVAYCPQCSSAVPTHVICPKCGYYQGRTVVESTSE
- the fabD gene encoding ACP S-malonyltransferase produces the protein MALNVDSVAILFPGQGAQNIGMGRWLCENYPQARARYDAASEILGYDLAALSFEGPEDKLNATEFCQPALFVVGMAAAEVLLSERPELSDSIKATAGLSLGEYTAVCFAGGIQFEDAVRLVQRRGEAMQAASDAAESGMASILGLDLETAQAVCDECRQGDEVLQPANLLCPGNIAISGHVSALKRVEPVAKNAGAMKTIRLSVAGAFHTPLMQSAVAKLGEALEAIEIQDTRIPVYSNVDAAPHQSAAEIKNLLSRQVVNPVLWEASVRKMMDDGIEGFLEAGTGRVLQGTLKRIHRKLATEGFGDG
- a CDS encoding class I SAM-dependent methyltransferase, giving the protein MTSRDKTLDQYHELMQINAVSHLLRAARETGLLDQLRGGQHTAEQLCNTLSLVPKPTQLLLDALNAIGIVEKYDDDYALSQAAQLLCQYDKDLGDHRWAKLSTRMLGKQTRTSVGGTEYFDQTAATQWVHTPAAMQAAEMLNVGGEGEVAGPKILDLGCGSAVWSCAMAHRDAQATITAVDFPGPLTASKSMAESIGLSERFTAIEADPASTELTAKPPLANDFDIVLVAQRLFALTPPEQTQLLNQAVSCLRPGGRLVVIDLFRGPTKPNLSESTEALKLEIETPGGAMKTLKEAESLLTDAGVGKIQFTFIAATRVNLGMMVAFKPA